One Arvicanthis niloticus isolate mArvNil1 chromosome 13, mArvNil1.pat.X, whole genome shotgun sequence genomic window carries:
- the Cdc42ep1 gene encoding cdc42 effector protein 1 codes for MPGPQGGTGAPTMSLGKLSPVGWVSSSHGKRRLTADMISPPLGDFRHTMHVGRGGDVFGDTSFLSNHGGRSANTHRSPRSFLARKLQQVRRVGVPPRRMASPAAPSPAPPPISPIIKNAISLPQLNQATYDSLVVGKLSFDSTPASSTDGHSGYGLESGFCTISRLPRVEKHSNRDRDPDHSQDREQSSFPSEPNPNPELRRSDSLLSFRLDLDLGPSLLSELLGVISLSEAPAAETPAPAAKPPAPAPNPTPTAKPPAHAITTLDAVTTLPAPTVTTLPAPTVTTLSAPAVTTLPAPAVTTLPATTASSPSRGHFPNGVSTVLGPVAEVKPSPVGEGSQVPSNMAFDRCGASWGASRASRHYTEMDARRELAGVLPQVHGSWESLNEEWNAPPASGRAPVPSTVQASAFEFADAEEDDEVKV; via the exons ATGCCCGGCCCCCAGGGGGGCACAGGAGCCCCCACCATGAGCCTGGGCAAGCTGTCCCCTGTGGGATGGGTGTCCAGTTCCCATGGAAAGAGACGCCTGACAGCAGACATGATCAGCCCCCCACTTGGGGACTTCCGCCACACCATGCACGTGGGCCGTGGTGGGGACGTCTTCGGCGACACCTCCTTCCTCAGCAACCATGGAGGCCGCTCTGCAAACACCCACCGCTCACCCCGAAGTTTCCTGGCCAGGAAGCTCCAGCAGGTGCGCCGAGTCGGGGTGCCACCTCGAAGGATGGCTTCCCCGGCTGCACCGTCACCTGCTCCGCCTCCCATCTCACCCATCATCAAGAATGccatctccctgcctcagctCAACCAGGCCACCTATGACAGCCTGGTGGTGGGCAAGCTCAGCTTTGACAGCACTCCGGCTAGCTCCACGGATGGCCACTCAGGTTATG GTCTGGAGTCTGGGTTCTGCACCATCTCACGCCTGCCACGCGTAGAAAAGCATAGCAATCGTGACCGTGACCCGGACCATTCTCAAGACCGAGAGCAAAGTTCTTTCCCCTCCgagcctaaccctaaccctgagcTTCGACGATCTGACTCTCTCTTGTCCTTTCGTCTTGACCTTGACCTTGGGCCTTCACTCCTCAGTGAGCTACTAGGGGTCATAAGCCTTTCAGAAGCCCCAGCAGCTGAGACCCCAGCCCCTGCCGCCAAACCCCCTGCCCCTGCACCAAACCCTACTCCTACTGCAAAACCACCAGCCCATGCAATAACCACTCTAGACGCTGTGACAACTCTTCCAGCCCCTACTGTGACAACCCTTCCAGCCCCTACTGTGACAACCCTTTCAGCCCCTGCTGTGACAACCCTTCCAGCCCCTGCTGTGACAACCCTTCCAGCCACTACAGCAAGCTCCCCATCCCGTGGACATTTCCCCAATGGGGTATCTACTGTGTTGGGCCCTGTGGCTGAGGTAAAGCCCAGTCCTGTAGGAGAGGGTTCCCAGGTACCCTCCAACATGGCCTTTGACAGGTGTGGAGCCAGCTGGGGGGCCAGCCGGGCCAGCCGCCACTACACTGAGATGGATGCTCGGCGGGAGCTGGCAGGGGTGTTACCCCAAGTCCATGGCTCCTGGGAAAGTCTGAATGAAGAGTGGAATGCCCCTCCCGCCAGTGGCAGGGCTCCTGTGCCCAGCACGGTGCAGGCCAGTGCCTTTGAGTTTGCTGATGCTGAGGAAGATGATGAGGTCAAGGTGTGA
- the Lgals2 gene encoding galectin-2 — MSEKFEVTNLNMKSGMSLKIKGKIHSDVNHFTINLGQREETLNLHFNPRFNESTIVCNTRDGDSWGQEQRENHMCFSPGSEVKFSIAFQDKDFKVTMPDGHVLTFPNRLGHNHLHYLSMEGLQISSFKLE, encoded by the exons GAGAAATTTGAGGTCACAAACCTGAACATGAAATCAGGGATGTCCCTGAAGATTAAAGGCAAGATCCACAGCGATGTTAACCA CTTCACCATTAACCTGGGCCAGCGGGAAGAAACGCTGAACCTGCATTTTAACCCTCGATTCAATGAATCCACCATTGTCTGTAACACCCGTGATGGTGACAGCTGGGGACAAGAGCAACGAGAAAATCACATGTGCTTCAGTCCCGGGTCAGAGGTCAAG TTCTCCATTGCCTTCCAAGACAAAGACTTCAAGGTGACGATGCCCGACGGACACGTGCTGACCTTCCCCAACAGGCTGGGCCACAACCACCTGCACTACTTAAGCATGGAGGGGCTTCAGATCTCCTCCTTCAAGCTGGAGTGA